Genomic segment of Tachysurus fulvidraco isolate hzauxx_2018 chromosome 22, HZAU_PFXX_2.0, whole genome shotgun sequence:
aaatgacgcATCAAATCAATACGGGACGCGataggtccacattatacaacatcccatgcaaatcaccccCACCCGCATTCTGTGGAGACGCGTCCTATTCTtcccctgattgggtaatactcgtcgccatcgttggtttgattggtttgttttagggttacgggccgtgaatcacggccaatcagagtcagaggagggcgggacgccgcctcgccggttcttttgacagtcagagtgacagaaaatccatatggcatctgatacactgatatacatccactgatgttattatgttcatgatgttcatggaagatcttttgcaagttataattactaagttatggatctgttcatttaataataagttaataaaatgtggttcacatctcacaagttcctccaaaatcTTAGTTTtttcacaagttcctccaaaagctttttttttttttttttataataaatatacgccaacaaagtgtgactgagaacactcagtcacactttgtttggcgtatatttattattgtcatagctgtgtattcaatatgaccacttaagttgtgatagtgagagactgagtgcatctgttcacactgatttcaatagcagatatcttattataatgtccattggtatcaatcttaatatttttatgaatacatgttttaagttatgatataccaccactggcacgccatcgggactgtggtcatcgtggccccgaggggtgtggcccccgctgcggcaggcgtcccttatttttctgtattgaacgtggcaaccctaacacacacacacgcgcgcacttactcacacacacacacacacacacacacacacacacacacacacacacacacacacacacacacacagacagacatacatttcgcaacgtttcgtgacaacGCCACCTAGTGGCCTCGAGATGTTCACGTTAAGTCCAGTATTTTACGAatacaatgccatatcgctacgaatcttggtatggttcatcagcgacatgttctgagcgcatctgatcggcttgaccccggaatcgctgcttgcagctataaaatatgtaaatatataaatatatataaaaatatgtttttttatttctgttttttttcttcttcctattTGCATATGTGTAAGGCTGTGACAtccagttaaaaacaaaaagtatagAAATGAATCACAATTGTAgcatattaaaacattaattagaCATAGTTTTTTAACCACAGACTTATGACACTTGTTTCGTAGCTGTTATTTTTCTGACAGGGAAATGCCGAAGTACTCAGCAGTGTGCGTACAGGATACAGGACATCAGGGATGTGTTCTCTAAAGGCCAATTCAAAACTCTAAACAGAGGTTCTTCATTTGAAAAATGGGTGATATACGACGGGCCTCTGCCTGACCCTCATCCCGGAGCTGTTAGTTCCACATTTACCAACATATTCTACAACAATCCTTTTTATTTGTTAGCTACAGTGGTGGAAAAATGACTAAGTCAGAATATAATAAGACAGAATTATTATCATTTACTGAGTAATAATGTACATAGTGACATGCATGGGGTATAAcgttttaatttgtatattttgtctCCAAAACCACCATCTATGCAGTAGttacttattctctctctctctctctctctctctctctctctctctctctctctctctctctctctctctctctctctctctctctgcgtgcgtgtatgtagtgtagtaaCAGTAAAACAAGGGAGTCTTTGGACCTCCCTGTTAAAAAGGTTCTGAGCAGCCCCTACTGGTGAAGAAAGGAGCTGCGTTTACTCGTATAGTGGTGGCCAGCACTACTGCCCTGAATGGGAGCAGCCATCAGGTCATGTTTATTGGCACAGGTACATAAATATTTAGTGTACAGTTTACATAATTTATACAGACTTATCCATGCATGTGTTATAGTGTTCAATCAACTGTACAATCTTTGTAACAGCAAGTGGTTCAGTGCTGAAAGCAGTCAACTATGACGGAAAGATGGTGATAATAGAGGAGGTGCAGCTTTTTAAGCAGTCTGAGCCAGTAAAGATATTGCGGCTCTTCGTCACCCTGGTAAGCCTCAGagcacatttacattaattttttttcctccctgaaGCTACACCAAAAGATtataagttattttattttatttatttgtttttgggtGCTGTTTCAGAATTGAACCCTGGTCAAACGGGGAATGGTGGACTGAGCTTTGCTTCAGGGCCGGATGTTGTTTAAAGTGGTTTAGTTCATTATGgcagatagatatatagatatagatattatatGTATTGTCAGTATGCCTTCTGCTTGTATTGTACAAAGACAGAGGCccagggatagggttagggttatttGTACATAAGTGAGCAACTAGGACTCACCTTGCCTCTGTCATTAACTAGTTGCATTAGTTGTGACTTTTCTCTAACATTTCCTAACTATTTCTATTCTATATCTGTCGGGATATTTTCTTCTAGTGATAGATAAGTTAGTTTAGCAGTTATCTCTAAGCTAATTTGGTCAAACCTTTTGCAGATAACTGCTACTGTTGTTCGAGATTTATGTTTCCCAAGAAATTTAGAAATATGGCGCCTGAATTTATTTTGCCCAGTATGATAGCAAGTTATTAGCTAGGCTGCTTATGCCTGTGCTAGGAAAAATGTGTAactgcttttctttttgtattatatagtaTGCAGTATATGGAGCTGATGGGTTAGTTATTGACTTTTtgtcacaagaaaaaaaaaaactaaagcaaATTGTGACAGTCTCAATACTTACCATTAGCATTAGTGAAAATCTTTCAGAGACTGCCGTGTCTAAGAATCaaggaaatgttttgtttttttattggaactttgtgtgtgacattacactatttaattgatttataaaAGGGAAGAAATCGTTATCTATTTAGTTCGGGAGAAcgataaaaatacattttcattcagtGAATTGTTTTTAGTCTTCTGAtacttttcaaaatattttagaaataaaattttccTACTGCTTTTAGCTTTCATTTTAGGTAACATGCAAATCTAACATTTTCCCCCCTCATCATTCACACTAGTAGaactaaaataaagtaatacTTATGACTTTCCTATCATGGCTATCCCAGTACTCATCTGATTCATTCCATAATTTCTGCTTGTGATTCAGTTTTAGTTTGATTCTGTTATAGCTTGACAATCTTTTTAATAACTGCTGCACATATTGTTTCAGGGTCAGCTGTATGCAGGCTCAGAGGAAGCAACGGTGCAGATGCCACTTAGTACATGTGACCATTACGCTTCCTGTATGGACTGTGTGCTGGCCAGAGACCCTTACTGCAGCTGGGACCTCAGCGCTGAACGCTGCATTGctataaaaaacattcatccaGATAAACACAGGTACTCAGCATATACTTCTCAGCTGCTGTAATATAGTGCTGTAAGGAAAATCATGATGTggtgtgctgttgtaggaaaacgGGCAAAAAGGAacaatgtgtgtgatgtgacctAAAGTTTACCTTTTAgcaattattatttacttttaatttttattaaaatacaacacaataaatCTATTCATCAAGTACTTTTGAGTATCTTTTTACTCTTTATTGACCTAGATTATCTGGAGTTAATAGTAACGtattaaaatgaacacattacCTTCCAGATAGATCTACTGTAAGTCTTCGCTATAAAAAATTCACATtatcatcttctgaccaattagaATCAAGAATCAAACATATCTGTGGTCTAAAATATTGAATTGACTGCTCTAGAGACTGTACTATAGACTGTGCACATGCGGGAATGTTAGATATATTGAATTTTCAGTCATGAccgtttatttttttctcctgcagTGAGGTGGTTCAGTGTCTGAGAGATGGAAATGCTGCATGTTGTCCTGCAGTCGG
This window contains:
- the LOC125139948 gene encoding semaphorin-4E-like — protein: MFIGTASGSVLKAVNYDGKMVIIEEVQLFKQSEPVKILRLFVTLGQLYAGSEEATVQMPLSTCDHYASCMDCVLARDPYCSWDLSAERCIAIKNIHPDKHSEVVQCLRDGNAACCPAVGMQTESTTVIKTFYPGNEVRLLCQPGPNLARVQWSINNHTIQNSNKYHNLHNNLLILNASDSDNGILAFLSILAIIPTLMFLVLVVWNFYKGHFADQRSSKKAEENP